A region of the Nitrospiraceae bacterium genome:
TCGAACCAAACGGTGATTTTGCCGGACATGGCGGCAGGCTGTTCCATGGCCGATATGGCGGCGATCGAACAGGTCGAAGCCTGCTGGGATGCCATCGGACGGGTCGTCCCGGTGGAGGAGACCGTCGTGCCGGCCGTGTATGTGAATTCTGCGGCGGTCCTCAAGGCCTTTTGCGGAGAACATGGCGGTATCACCTGCACCTCCACCAACGCTCGAACGGTGATCGAATGGTGCTGGGCGCGTCGTGAAAAGATCCTGTTTTTCCCGGACGAGCACCTGGGCCGGAACACGGCCAACAAGATGGGGATTCCCCGAGATCAAATGATCGTGTGGGACCCTTACATGCCGCGCGGGGGCAATTCGGTCGACGCGATCAAGCAAGCGAAGCTCATTCTGTGGAAAGGCCATTGCAGCGTGCACCAGATGTTTCAGCCGGCCCACGTGGATTACTTCAGAAAGCAGTATCCCGATGTGAAGGTGATCGTGCATCCGGAATGCCATGAGGATGTGGTAAACAAGGCCGACCTCGTCGGTTCGACCGAGTACATCATCCGCACGGTCACGGCCGCGCCGGCAGGGACGACCTGGGCAGTCGGCACCGAACTGAACCTGGTCAACCGCCTCAAGCATGAACTCACCGACAAAAAGGTCTTTTTCCTCTCGTCCACCGTCTGTCAATGCGCCACGATGTTCCGCATCGATGCCCCGCACCTCTGTTGGGCCATGGAAAATCTGGCGGAGGGCCATGTGGTCAACCACATCGTGGTGCCGGACGACGAGAAGCAGTGGGCGAAGGCGGCGCTGGATCGCATGATGGCGATCAGCTAGCGGCATCGCCATAGGGCGCCTTCGGTTTCCTCGCCGTCCCTCCGTCCTCACCTTCCGGCGACCGAGTACCTCGCAGAGGCTTGTGCTGCGGCCTTGCTTGATGGCGCTGTCGTCGAGCCCGCCATAATCTGGGGCTGGTGCCGTTACCCCTCCTTCCGGTATATTCCACGCCAGGTTTGCGCGATTTCCTTCTTACCCCGACGGTGACGCATTTCTATGGACTATAAATCGACATTGAACCTTCCCAAGACCGAATTCCCGATGAAGGCGAATTTGCCGCAGCGGGAACCGGACATGTTGGCCTGGTGGGCGCAGGAGCGGATCTACGAGCGCCTTCAGGAGTCGCGCCAGGGGCGGCCACGCTACGTCTTGCACGACGGACCTCCCTACGCGAACGGCAAGATCCATATCGGCCATGCGCTGAACAAGATTCTCAAGGACATGATCGTGAAGTCGAAGACCATGTCCGGCTTCCAGGTGCCTTATGTGCCGGGATGGGACTGTCACGGCCTGCCGATCGAACATCAGGTCCTGAAGGAACTTGGGGAGAAGAAAAAGGATCTCGACCCGCTCGCCATCCGAAGATTGTGTAAGGAGTATGCCGAGAAGTTCGTATCGATTCAGCGCGACGAATTCAAACGTTTGGGGGTACTGGGCGATTGGGACCGGCCCTACCTGACCCTGAACGCTGCGTACGAAGCGACCATCTTGCGTGAGTTCGGCAAGTTCGTGGAGCGGGGCGGGGTCTACAAAGGATTGAAGCCGGTGCTCTGGTGCACTCAGGACCAGACCGCCCTGGCCGAAGCCGAAGTTGAGTACGATGACCACACGTCGCCTTCCATCTATGTGAAGTTTCCCCTGGCGGCGTCTCCGGCCGTTCTGAGCAAACGGTTCGGTGGGCTGGTCTTGCCGCCCGAAGCCAAATCCGCTGCCGTCGTTATCTGGACCACCACGCCTTGGACGCTTCCTGCGAACCAGGCGGTCTGTCTGCATGCCGACATTGACTATGCGTTCGTACTCGTCGGCGACGAACTGCTGATCATGGCTGAGAAACTCGTCGACCAGGTGGCCAAGGCCTGCAGCCTGCCGTCGCATCGGATCGTCGGGGTGAAGAAGGGCGGCGAGGGTTTCGAAGGTTTGGAAACGCAACGGCCGTTGACGACCGGCCTGTCTCCGATTCTGTTGGGCGACTTCGTGACGCTGGAGCAGGGAACCGGCTGCGTCCACATCGCTCCCGGGCACGGCATGGAGGACTATATCCTCGTCCTCGGGCACAACGCCAAGGCGTCGGTCGGGGAACGGCTCGAGATTCTGGCGCCGGTGGACAACGGCGGCCGGTTTACCCCGGCCGTGACGGAGTTCGCAGGGCAGCATGTCTTCAAGGCCAATCCGAAGATCGTGGAGCGACTCAAAGAGAACGGCCGATTGCTCGGTCATGGATCGTTGAATCACAGCTATCCCCATTGCTGGCGTTGTAAGCAGCCGGTGATCTTCCGCGCCACGGAGCAATGGTTCGTTTCGATGGAGACGAACGATCTCCGGCGGGAAACCCTGGCCGAGATCGGACGCGTGCAGTGGGTGCCGCCCTGGGGGCGTGACCGGATCGAGGGCATGATTTCCAATCGGCCAGATTGGTGTTTGTCGCGCCAGCGAGTGTGGGGTGTGCCGATCCCGGGCTTTACCTGCACGAAGTGCCGTGGCGTGTTGGCCTCACCCCGGGTGATCGACCATGTGGCGGACCTGATCGGGCAGCACGGGACCGACCATTGGTTTGCCAAGACCGCGGCCGACCTGCTTCCGAACGGGACGACCTGCGGACAATGTGGCGGGAACGAGTTCGAGAAGGAACGGGACATTCTCGATGTTTGGTTCGAATCAGGCGTCAGTTTCGCGGCGGTGCTTAAACCTAGGCAGTGGTGGCCGGCGGATCTGTATTTGGAAGGATCGGATCAGCATCGCGGCTGGTTCCACAGCGCGTTGCTTGCCGGTGTCATCACCGACCGCTGCGCTCCCTACAAGGCTGTCCTTACCCATGGATTTGTGGTCGACGGTGCCGGGAAAAAGATGTCGAAGTCCGCGGGGAATGTGGTGGCGCCGCAGGATGTGATCAAACAGTCGGGCGCGGAGATCCTCCGCCTCTGGGTGTCGGCGCAGGATTACCGGGAAGATCTTCGGATTTCCCAAGAGATTTTGAACCATCTGATCGAGGCCTATCGCAAGATCCGGAATACCTGCCGGTTCTTGCTGAGCAATCTGTACGATTTCGATCCGGTCCGTGATCGTGTCCCGTTCGAGCGGCTGCCTGAACTCGACCGGTGGGCGCTCATGCGGCTGGCCGAGCTGATTCCACGTGTGAAGCAGGGCTACGACGACTTCGAGTTTCACAGCATCTTCCATGCGATCAACAATTTCTGCTCGGTCGACTTGAGTGCCGTCTACTTGGACATCCTCAAGGATCGGCTTTATACGTTCCGACACGATTCGCCGTTGCGCCGGAGCTCCCAGACGGTGCTGTTCGACATTTTGGTGGCGCTGACCAGGCTGATGGCGCCGGTGTTGAGCTTTACGGCAGAGGAAATCTGGCGGATGTTGCCAGAAGCCGTGCGCACGGAGGCTCAGGCTCCCAGCGTGCTGATGGCGATGTTTCCGGAGGTCGAGCCTCGCTGGATGGATGCCGAGTTGGCGAAACGATGGGAGCGGCTGCTCGGGTATCGAGTGAAGATACAGGGGGCGCTGGAAAAATTGCGGCGCGATAAGACGATCGGCGCTCCGCTGGAGGCCAGCGTGACCGTCCATGCGACCGCGGAGGCCTACGCTTTCTTGAAGCCGTACGAGGACATCCTCCCGAACCTATGCATCGTGTCTCAGGTTGAGTTGGCGCAGGATCGTTCGGCGAGTGAGGGCCAATCATGGCCGGAGGACATCGACGTCACGGTCGTGCGCAGCGCCCATCCCAAGTGCGAGCGTTGCTGGAATTATCGCCCCGCCGTGGGCTCGTTCCCGGACCATCCGACCTTGTGCGATCGATGCGTTGAGGCTGTCCGGTGAACGGAACCCTTCGGTACGTCCTGCTGGGGGCGCTGAGTTTCGTCATCATCGTTCTGGATCAGTGGACCAAGCTCCACGTGATGGACACGATGCGGTTGCATGAGTCGATTCCGGTCGTTCCCAACCTCTTCAGCATCACCTACATCCGAAACCCCGGCGCCGCCTTTGGGTTTCTCTCCTCCAGCAGCAGTTCCTTCCGTTTCATCTTTTTCGGGATCACGTCCGTGTTCGCGCTGGGTCTGCTCGGCACGATTCTGGTGCGGATGCCGGCCGATGAGTGGATGGGGCAGCTCAGCGTCGCCGGGATTCTGGGCGGGGCGATCGGCAATCTGCTGGATCGACTGCGTTACGGAGAGGTGATCGATTTCTTGGACTTTTATGTGAACGGCTACCACTGGCCCGCGTTCAACATCGCGGACTCGGCCATCACCGTCGGCGTCGCCTTCCTCATCCTGCACTTTGCGTTTGAGAAGCAGAAGGATCCAGAGCCGGCTCCATCCGAAGACCGCCCGGCCTGACGTAACCGCGTCTCTCGTGCCGCGTCGTTCCTCGTTCGCGGTCAAGCGCGAACAGGCCGTGTTTCTCGCTTAGCGAGAGACGGTCCACGCTTTGCGAACGACGAGCGGCATGAGGGCTGGAATGCACAAGTCCGGTTCGAGGCCCGCTATCTGACTACCAGCAGCACGATGATGCCCAAGATCACGCGGTAGTAGGCAAAGGCCCGCAAGGTGTGGCGTTGGACGAAGGTGAGAAAGGCGGCGATGACCGCCCAGGCCACCGCGAACGACACGACCAGCCCGATGGCCAGCGCGACGTAGTCCTGCTGAGTGAAGACCGCTTGGGACTTCAACATTTGATAGATGGTCGCCACGATCATGGTCGGGAGCGCCAGGAAGAACGAATACTCCGTAGCCACTCGTCGATCCAATCCGGCCAATAACCCTCCGATGATCGTCGATCCGGATCGCGACATGCCT
Encoded here:
- the nadA gene encoding quinolinate synthase NadA, translating into MKTAATLPRPITDYQSLSAEELFARTRAAKATLGDRVMILGHNYQRDEVIQHAEFRGDSLKLAQIAEQRSDRPYVVFCGVHFMAETADILSRSNQTVILPDMAAGCSMADMAAIEQVEACWDAIGRVVPVEETVVPAVYVNSAAVLKAFCGEHGGITCTSTNARTVIEWCWARREKILFFPDEHLGRNTANKMGIPRDQMIVWDPYMPRGGNSVDAIKQAKLILWKGHCSVHQMFQPAHVDYFRKQYPDVKVIVHPECHEDVVNKADLVGSTEYIIRTVTAAPAGTTWAVGTELNLVNRLKHELTDKKVFFLSSTVCQCATMFRIDAPHLCWAMENLAEGHVVNHIVVPDDEKQWAKAALDRMMAIS
- the ileS gene encoding isoleucine--tRNA ligase, giving the protein MDYKSTLNLPKTEFPMKANLPQREPDMLAWWAQERIYERLQESRQGRPRYVLHDGPPYANGKIHIGHALNKILKDMIVKSKTMSGFQVPYVPGWDCHGLPIEHQVLKELGEKKKDLDPLAIRRLCKEYAEKFVSIQRDEFKRLGVLGDWDRPYLTLNAAYEATILREFGKFVERGGVYKGLKPVLWCTQDQTALAEAEVEYDDHTSPSIYVKFPLAASPAVLSKRFGGLVLPPEAKSAAVVIWTTTPWTLPANQAVCLHADIDYAFVLVGDELLIMAEKLVDQVAKACSLPSHRIVGVKKGGEGFEGLETQRPLTTGLSPILLGDFVTLEQGTGCVHIAPGHGMEDYILVLGHNAKASVGERLEILAPVDNGGRFTPAVTEFAGQHVFKANPKIVERLKENGRLLGHGSLNHSYPHCWRCKQPVIFRATEQWFVSMETNDLRRETLAEIGRVQWVPPWGRDRIEGMISNRPDWCLSRQRVWGVPIPGFTCTKCRGVLASPRVIDHVADLIGQHGTDHWFAKTAADLLPNGTTCGQCGGNEFEKERDILDVWFESGVSFAAVLKPRQWWPADLYLEGSDQHRGWFHSALLAGVITDRCAPYKAVLTHGFVVDGAGKKMSKSAGNVVAPQDVIKQSGAEILRLWVSAQDYREDLRISQEILNHLIEAYRKIRNTCRFLLSNLYDFDPVRDRVPFERLPELDRWALMRLAELIPRVKQGYDDFEFHSIFHAINNFCSVDLSAVYLDILKDRLYTFRHDSPLRRSSQTVLFDILVALTRLMAPVLSFTAEEIWRMLPEAVRTEAQAPSVLMAMFPEVEPRWMDAELAKRWERLLGYRVKIQGALEKLRRDKTIGAPLEASVTVHATAEAYAFLKPYEDILPNLCIVSQVELAQDRSASEGQSWPEDIDVTVVRSAHPKCERCWNYRPAVGSFPDHPTLCDRCVEAVR
- the lspA gene encoding signal peptidase II, whose translation is MNGTLRYVLLGALSFVIIVLDQWTKLHVMDTMRLHESIPVVPNLFSITYIRNPGAAFGFLSSSSSSFRFIFFGITSVFALGLLGTILVRMPADEWMGQLSVAGILGGAIGNLLDRLRYGEVIDFLDFYVNGYHWPAFNIADSAITVGVAFLILHFAFEKQKDPEPAPSEDRPA